One genomic segment of Sphaerodactylus townsendi isolate TG3544 linkage group LG07, MPM_Stown_v2.3, whole genome shotgun sequence includes these proteins:
- the HSPB3 gene encoding heat shock protein beta-3 has product MEGVLVIRHWVETPVRYQKHFAEEDLEACRLNHRLYALPGPATAVQGENTQTTQSTVEAAQKDTEEGKPKFQVLLDTVQFRPEDVIIQTFEGWLLVKAQHGPRMDEHGFITRSFTRQYKLPDGVETKDLTALFCHDGILVIETKT; this is encoded by the coding sequence ATGGAAGGCGTACTAGTCATTCGTCACTGGGTGGAAACTCCAGTACGTTATCAGAAGCATTTTGCTGAGGAAGACCTTGAAGCATGCAGGTTAAACCATCGCTTGTATGCCTTGCCAGGCCCGGCCACAGCTGTTCAGGGGGAGAACACACAGACAACGCAGAGCACTGTGGAGGCAGCGCAGAAGGACACAGAGGAAGGAAAGCCTAAATTTCAAGTCTTGCTAGACACTGTACAATTCCGTCCTGAAGACGTTATCATTCAGACCTTTGAAGGCTGGCTTCTGGTTAAAGCTCAGCACGGACCTAGGATGGATGAACACGGCTTTATAACCAGAAGCTTTACTAGACAATACAAACTGCCCGACGGAGTCGAAACAAAAGATCTGACTGCTCTCTTCTGCCACGATGGCATTCTGGTTATCGAAACCAAGACCTAG